In Brevibacillus brevis, a genomic segment contains:
- a CDS encoding iron ABC transporter permease yields the protein MASDMTVSTKPKRERGGFIRVKMLAREPFLLGLIVLVFLSLFLFAVLPIYQVIKVTVVGDAGADLSKIGEVLQGHFLHVMWNSIQLGLLSAVLSTVVGFVFAFAIARTDIRGKRLFHLIALLPIISPPFVLALSTILLFGRNGIITHGLLGLEDADVYGLGSLVFIQTMAFFPLAYLNLRGVLESINPSVEDASLNLGASRWQVFRTVTLPLAVPGIFSSLLIVFIKSIEDFGNPMVLAGDYSTLAVQAYLEITGMYDLRSGSFMAVAILLPSITAFLIQKHWLSKKSYVTVTGKPTQSSVRMGEKRMVYPLFAFCALVTSVVLLFYGTVAAGAFIKLWGINFTFTLEHFSYIFTLGFDSILNSTLLAAASTPLTAILGMAIAWLVVRESFIGKKVMELSSILTFAVPGTVVGIGYVLAFNKPPLLLTGTALILIAAFTFRNMSVGIEAGTNSLRQIDASIEEASKNLGASSFVTFWRISLPLMRSALFSGLVYSFVRSMTSISAVIFLVSANWNLLTVSILSQVEASRLGAASAYCVLLIAMILFAIGLLQFLVNQLQPKNRRRA from the coding sequence ATGGCAAGTGACATGACGGTCTCCACGAAGCCAAAGCGGGAAAGAGGCGGTTTCATCCGGGTAAAAATGCTGGCGCGGGAGCCGTTCTTGCTCGGACTGATTGTTCTGGTCTTCTTGTCGCTGTTCCTGTTTGCCGTCCTGCCGATCTACCAGGTGATCAAAGTAACGGTCGTCGGTGATGCGGGAGCCGATCTTTCCAAAATCGGAGAAGTCCTGCAGGGTCATTTTCTTCATGTGATGTGGAACAGCATTCAATTGGGGCTCCTGTCCGCGGTGCTGTCCACGGTAGTTGGATTCGTGTTTGCCTTCGCCATTGCACGGACGGACATCAGGGGCAAGCGTCTGTTTCACTTGATTGCCCTCTTGCCGATCATCTCGCCGCCGTTCGTTCTGGCCTTGTCGACGATTTTGCTGTTCGGGCGCAACGGAATCATCACCCACGGCCTGCTCGGGCTGGAAGATGCGGACGTGTATGGGCTTGGCAGTCTAGTTTTTATCCAGACAATGGCGTTCTTTCCCCTTGCGTACCTGAACCTGCGGGGAGTCCTCGAATCGATCAATCCGTCGGTGGAAGATGCCTCGCTCAATCTGGGAGCAAGCCGGTGGCAAGTCTTCCGCACGGTCACCCTCCCGTTGGCGGTTCCGGGCATTTTTAGCTCGCTCCTGATCGTGTTCATCAAGTCGATTGAAGACTTCGGCAATCCGATGGTACTGGCGGGAGACTATTCGACGCTGGCCGTCCAGGCGTATTTGGAGATCACCGGGATGTACGATCTGCGATCGGGATCGTTCATGGCTGTTGCCATCCTGCTGCCTTCTATCACCGCCTTCTTGATCCAAAAGCACTGGCTCAGCAAAAAATCGTACGTCACCGTGACGGGAAAGCCGACCCAATCGTCCGTCCGCATGGGTGAAAAGCGCATGGTGTACCCGCTCTTTGCCTTTTGCGCATTGGTCACGTCTGTCGTCCTGCTGTTTTACGGGACGGTGGCTGCCGGGGCATTCATCAAGCTGTGGGGGATCAACTTCACCTTTACCCTGGAGCATTTTTCCTACATCTTCACGCTCGGATTCGATTCCATCCTCAATTCCACCCTGCTGGCGGCAGCGTCCACGCCGCTCACGGCCATTTTGGGAATGGCGATCGCCTGGCTGGTGGTGAGGGAATCGTTCATCGGGAAAAAGGTGATGGAGCTGTCCTCGATCCTGACGTTTGCCGTTCCCGGCACGGTGGTCGGAATCGGCTACGTGCTCGCGTTCAACAAGCCGCCATTGCTTTTGACGGGAACGGCGCTGATTCTCATTGCCGCCTTTACATTCCGCAACATGTCGGTGGGGATTGAAGCCGGGACCAACAGCCTGAGGCAGATCGATGCATCGATCGAGGAGGCGTCGAAGAATTTGGGGGCGAGCAGCTTTGTCACCTTCTGGCGCATTTCGCTGCCGCTGATGAGGTCCGCGCTGTTCTCCGGACTCGTCTACTCGTTCGTACGCTCGATGACGTCCATCAGCGCGGTCATTTTCCTCGTTTCCGCGAACTGGAATTTGCTGACCGTCTCGATTCTTTCTCAGGTTGAAGCGAGCAGGCTCGGGGCCGCTTCGGCGTACTGCGTTCTCTTGATCGCAATGATCTTGTTCGCGATTGGCCTGCTGCAATTTCTCGTTAACCAACTCCAGCCAAAGAACAGGAGGAGAGCATGA
- a CDS encoding ABC transporter ATP-binding protein — MAVPHRELVRSSSVTLKNVAKTFTTPAGEMAFAVKDVNLAVEPGQLVTLLGPSGCGKTTTLRMLAGFETPSSGDIFIGPQKVTTVPPNKRDVGMVFQSYALFPHLSVYDNIAYGLAIKKVPKEQLASRVKKVLQLMHLDELQDRFPAQLSGGQQQRVALARSVVTEPRVLLFDEPLSNLDAKLREYMRDELRKLQQSLGITSLYVTHDQSEALAISDMVVIMNKGSVQQIGTPRDIYLQPQNRFVADFMGKANFLSAKVKEWRGTEAAIEWAGGVIRVETKRRMSEGQQVDCVVRPEFWTLDPSGEFEGRVLRTTYLGTHVEYEISIGSDIVTMYDYQHHVNGVSPQGERVRLRLRCEYITLI, encoded by the coding sequence ATGGCTGTGCCGCACAGGGAACTGGTCCGTTCGTCATCCGTCACGCTGAAGAACGTGGCGAAGACATTTACAACACCTGCCGGGGAAATGGCGTTTGCCGTGAAGGATGTCAATCTCGCAGTCGAGCCTGGCCAGCTGGTGACCTTGCTCGGCCCCTCGGGCTGCGGGAAAACGACGACGCTGCGCATGCTCGCCGGGTTCGAAACGCCGTCGTCCGGGGACATTTTCATCGGTCCGCAAAAGGTCACCACAGTACCGCCGAACAAGCGGGATGTGGGAATGGTGTTCCAAAGCTACGCGTTGTTTCCCCATCTCAGCGTCTACGACAACATCGCCTACGGGCTGGCGATCAAAAAGGTGCCCAAAGAGCAGCTGGCCTCTCGGGTGAAAAAGGTCCTGCAGCTCATGCATTTGGATGAGCTGCAGGACCGGTTCCCCGCGCAGCTTTCCGGCGGGCAACAGCAGCGAGTAGCCTTGGCCCGCTCGGTTGTAACCGAACCGCGTGTGCTGCTGTTTGATGAGCCGCTGTCCAATCTGGACGCCAAACTGCGGGAGTACATGCGAGACGAGCTGAGGAAGCTGCAGCAAAGCCTGGGAATCACCAGTCTGTACGTGACCCATGACCAGTCGGAAGCGCTGGCGATCTCCGACATGGTCGTCATTATGAACAAAGGAAGCGTGCAGCAGATCGGCACGCCCCGCGACATTTATTTGCAGCCCCAAAACCGCTTTGTCGCCGATTTTATGGGTAAAGCCAACTTTCTTTCCGCCAAAGTGAAGGAATGGCGGGGAACGGAGGCGGCAATCGAGTGGGCAGGAGGGGTGATCCGGGTGGAAACGAAGCGGCGGATGAGCGAGGGCCAACAAGTCGACTGCGTTGTTCGCCCTGAATTTTGGACCCTCGATCCGTCCGGAGAGTTTGAAGGGCGAGTCCTCCGCACGACATACCTCGGCACCCATGTGGAATACGAAATCTCCATCGGAAGCGATATCGTCACGATGTACGACTACCAGCACCACGTGAACGGAGTCAGCCCGCAAGGAGAAAGGGTACGGCTAAGGCTGCGGTGTGAGTACATCACGCTGATTTGA
- the iolC gene encoding 5-dehydro-2-deoxygluconokinase translates to MSVLSFPADRPLDFIGLGRLCVDLNANEIHRPMEDTRTFTKYVGGSPANITIALAKLGMRTGFVGRVADDAHGRFIVQYLRECAINTDGIVVDRSGSVTGLAFTEIKSPTDCSILMYRDNVADLKLEPSDVDEAYIRQAKSLLISGTALAKSPSREAVFTALEYARKHGVVTVFDIDYRPYTWQSIAEVAVYGRLVAEKCDVILGGREEFDLLEALDGPPAQDDQATARYWLRQGAKIVVVKRGSEGNTAYSSDGRISKAAIFPAEVVKTFGAGDSFAGAFLYGLMQGYSLDRCQQLGSAAASIVVSSHSCSEAMPTVEQIRQRIERYEKQGI, encoded by the coding sequence ATGAGCGTCTTGTCGTTCCCGGCAGATCGTCCGCTCGACTTTATCGGGCTGGGCAGACTGTGCGTGGACTTGAATGCGAATGAAATACACCGTCCGATGGAAGACACGCGGACGTTTACGAAATACGTCGGGGGCTCTCCGGCGAATATCACCATCGCGCTGGCGAAACTGGGCATGCGTACAGGCTTTGTCGGCAGGGTGGCTGACGATGCCCACGGACGCTTCATCGTGCAGTATCTTCGGGAGTGCGCCATCAATACGGACGGAATCGTCGTGGATCGGTCAGGTAGCGTGACAGGGCTGGCATTTACGGAAATCAAATCGCCGACGGATTGCAGCATCCTGATGTACCGGGACAATGTGGCTGACCTCAAACTGGAACCGTCCGACGTAGACGAAGCTTACATCCGGCAGGCCAAATCGCTCTTGATATCCGGTACCGCGCTGGCGAAAAGCCCTTCCCGAGAAGCGGTCTTCACCGCCTTGGAATACGCCCGGAAACACGGAGTCGTCACGGTATTTGACATCGACTACCGGCCGTATACGTGGCAGTCGATTGCGGAGGTCGCGGTGTACGGGAGACTGGTCGCGGAAAAGTGCGACGTCATCCTCGGTGGACGGGAAGAATTCGATCTCCTGGAAGCGCTGGACGGACCGCCTGCGCAGGATGACCAGGCAACGGCCCGCTACTGGCTGCGTCAGGGGGCAAAAATTGTCGTCGTCAAGCGCGGCTCGGAAGGCAACACTGCCTATTCCAGCGATGGGCGCATCAGCAAAGCGGCGATTTTCCCGGCTGAAGTCGTCAAGACGTTCGGTGCCGGCGATTCGTTTGCCGGAGCCTTTCTGTACGGATTGATGCAGGGGTATAGCCTCGATCGCTGCCAGCAGCTAGGGAGCGCAGCCGCTTCCATCGTCGTATCGAGCCACAGCTGCTCCGAGGCGATGCCTACCGTGGAACAGATCCGGCAGCGCATCGAGCGGTACGAGAAACAAGGAATTTGA
- the iolB gene encoding 5-deoxy-glucuronate isomerase — protein sequence MSNLIVRKGSRGPGGNVLTITPQSAGWKYVGFEVYQLKQGETLQRDTDGREACIVLLGGKAHVKTAHASFSEIGRRMSVFEGTPACSVYVPAGDRFVVEAVTDLEFACCWAPAQGILEARLVSPEQVGVEKRGNGEMERTVHNILPESQPAESLLVVEVFTPPGHWSSYPPHKHDVMNLPQESLLEETYYHKVDPAHGFCLQRVYTDDRSLDEVLVVRDGDAVLVPRGYHPVSAPPGYAVYYLNVMAGPVRTWKFRNDPDHEWLFT from the coding sequence TTGTCCAATCTGATTGTGCGAAAAGGCAGTCGCGGTCCGGGAGGCAACGTGCTGACCATCACACCCCAATCCGCAGGGTGGAAATACGTCGGCTTTGAGGTGTACCAGCTGAAGCAGGGGGAGACGCTCCAGAGGGACACGGACGGTCGAGAAGCATGCATCGTGCTGCTCGGCGGGAAGGCCCACGTAAAGACCGCCCATGCCTCTTTTTCCGAAATCGGCCGGCGAATGAGCGTGTTCGAAGGAACGCCAGCCTGCTCGGTCTACGTCCCTGCTGGCGACCGGTTTGTCGTGGAAGCAGTCACGGATCTGGAATTCGCCTGCTGCTGGGCACCTGCACAGGGCATCCTCGAGGCGAGGCTCGTATCACCTGAGCAGGTAGGCGTGGAAAAGCGCGGAAACGGTGAAATGGAAAGGACGGTCCACAACATTCTGCCGGAGAGCCAGCCCGCCGAAAGCTTGCTGGTGGTGGAAGTATTCACGCCTCCGGGGCACTGGTCCAGCTACCCGCCGCACAAGCACGATGTAATGAATCTGCCGCAAGAATCGCTGCTGGAGGAAACGTACTATCACAAGGTGGATCCGGCTCACGGGTTTTGCCTGCAGCGGGTGTACACCGACGACCGTTCTCTGGACGAAGTGCTCGTCGTACGGGACGGGGACGCGGTGCTCGTTCCTCGAGGGTATCATCCCGTTTCGGCTCCGCCGGGCTACGCCGTCTATTACTTGAACGTCATGGCGGGCCCGGTTCGGACCTGGAAATTTCGCAATGATCCCGATCACGAATGGTTGTTTACATGA
- the iolD gene encoding 3D-(3,5/4)-trihydroxycyclohexane-1,2-dione acylhydrolase (decyclizing) produces MSKTIRLTMAQALLRFLDAQYVSVDGVERKFVRGVMGIFGHGNVTGMGEALERQRGGLDFLQGKNEQGMAHAAIAFAKQKNRLEIFACTSSIGPGALNMVTAAATATINRIPLLLLPGDIFACRQPDPVLQQIEHGADYTVSANDAFKPVSRYWDRISRPEQLMTAAVHAMRVLTDPEETGAVTLALPQDVQCESYDYPQEFFEKRVHCQERRPPSEEAMKRAISLVMGKKKPLIIAGGGVHYSLATDALADFARTFHIPVAETQAGKSALPWDSEWNAGSIGVTGALPANRLAAEADLVIAVGTRLSDFTTASKTAFRNPDVEFLGINVSRMDAAKLSAHELVADARIALKRLGQQLLAEGYRSSHNRAELSALNGEWRAEVDRLYAARAEAGLTQTEVLGEINRIVGEDAVIVCAAGSLPGDLHRLWRSRKAKSYHMEYGFSCMGYEVAGAFGVKLAEPKCDVYALVGDGSYLMLHSELLTSIQEGVKINILLFDNHGFQCIHNLQRSNGSDGFGNEFRRRSQNGSLDGAYLPVDYAAHARSMGADAWTVKSLEELREALDAARHSPVSALIEIKVLPGTNTDGYESWWRVDPAGVSNSEKVTAARERMERQLGFAKPF; encoded by the coding sequence ATGTCGAAGACGATTCGCCTGACGATGGCGCAAGCCCTGCTCCGATTTTTGGACGCGCAATACGTAAGCGTAGACGGTGTGGAGCGAAAATTCGTCCGGGGGGTGATGGGAATATTCGGGCATGGCAACGTCACGGGAATGGGAGAGGCGCTGGAGCGGCAGCGAGGCGGCTTGGACTTCCTGCAGGGCAAGAACGAGCAGGGAATGGCCCACGCCGCGATCGCGTTTGCCAAGCAAAAAAACCGGCTGGAAATATTCGCTTGTACCTCTTCCATCGGACCGGGGGCGCTCAACATGGTAACCGCCGCGGCGACGGCGACAATCAATCGCATCCCGCTGTTGCTTTTGCCCGGCGACATATTTGCCTGCCGCCAGCCCGATCCCGTCCTGCAGCAGATCGAGCACGGAGCCGATTACACGGTGTCCGCGAACGATGCGTTCAAGCCGGTCAGCCGATACTGGGACCGAATCAGCCGGCCCGAACAGCTGATGACGGCAGCCGTCCACGCGATGAGAGTGCTCACCGACCCGGAGGAGACCGGGGCCGTGACACTGGCGTTGCCGCAAGATGTGCAATGCGAATCGTACGATTACCCGCAGGAGTTTTTCGAAAAGCGAGTTCACTGCCAGGAGAGACGCCCCCCTTCCGAAGAGGCTATGAAACGGGCGATTTCGCTGGTGATGGGGAAAAAGAAGCCGCTGATCATCGCGGGCGGCGGGGTCCACTATTCGCTGGCAACGGACGCGTTGGCGGATTTCGCCCGGACCTTCCACATCCCGGTGGCGGAAACGCAAGCCGGAAAAAGTGCCTTGCCGTGGGACTCGGAATGGAACGCGGGGTCTATCGGCGTGACCGGAGCGCTCCCGGCGAACCGGCTGGCCGCGGAAGCCGATCTGGTGATCGCGGTCGGAACCAGGCTGTCCGATTTCACCACGGCGTCCAAAACGGCGTTCCGCAACCCGGATGTCGAATTTCTCGGGATCAATGTCAGCCGTATGGACGCTGCAAAGCTGAGCGCCCACGAACTGGTGGCGGATGCTCGAATCGCCCTGAAGCGGCTGGGACAACAACTCCTGGCCGAAGGGTACCGCTCCTCGCATAACAGAGCCGAGCTTTCCGCCTTGAACGGGGAGTGGCGCGCAGAGGTCGATCGCTTGTACGCGGCAAGGGCGGAAGCTGGCTTGACACAGACGGAGGTGCTCGGCGAAATCAACCGCATAGTCGGAGAGGACGCCGTCATCGTATGCGCAGCGGGAAGCCTGCCCGGCGATCTGCACCGGCTGTGGCGCAGCCGGAAAGCGAAGTCGTACCACATGGAATACGGATTTTCCTGCATGGGCTACGAGGTGGCCGGCGCTTTCGGGGTAAAGCTGGCGGAGCCGAAGTGCGATGTGTACGCTCTCGTCGGGGACGGCAGTTACCTGATGCTCCACTCGGAACTCCTGACAAGCATTCAGGAAGGGGTCAAAATCAACATTTTGCTTTTCGACAACCACGGCTTCCAGTGCATTCACAACCTGCAGAGAAGCAATGGCAGCGACGGCTTCGGCAACGAATTTCGCAGGCGGTCGCAAAATGGTTCACTAGATGGAGCGTATTTGCCCGTAGATTACGCCGCCCACGCCAGGAGCATGGGGGCTGACGCGTGGACGGTGAAATCGTTGGAGGAATTGAGGGAGGCGCTCGACGCAGCCCGGCACAGCCCGGTCTCCGCGCTCATCGAGATCAAGGTGCTTCCCGGCACGAATACGGACGGGTACGAATCCTGGTGGCGGGTCGATCCCGCAGGTGTCTCCAACAGCGAGAAAGTGACGGCCGCCCGCGAGCGGATGGAAAGGCAGCTCGGATTCGCCAAACCGTTTTGA
- a CDS encoding phytase, giving the protein MKKWKAIAVVTASICLLGQSAVWAAAPAVSVKPKAETDAVASGDDAADDPAIWVHPKNKAKSRIIATNKGGGLLVYDLDGKQLYSYTTGKMNNIDVRYDFPLGKGKKVDIAAATNRTTNTIDIFAIDKDTGALENISGTPIVSLMPEVYGFALYHSLRTDKYYALVLGKEGEFEQYELSAGTDGKVNGTLVRSFSLASQSEGIVADDEYGVMYIAEEDAAIWKYDAEPGGGSTPLAKVDSADGNHLTADIEGLTIYYGEDGDGYLIASSQGNSTYAVYERGGDNEYETSFQIVDHKGVDGVTGTDGIDVLSFGLGSNYPKGIFVAQDDENLQNGEVINQNFKLVDWEEIADEADLDTDNDIDPRELEKRDRD; this is encoded by the coding sequence ATGAAAAAGTGGAAAGCAATCGCAGTGGTGACGGCATCCATTTGTTTATTGGGACAATCGGCAGTTTGGGCGGCTGCCCCGGCGGTCAGCGTCAAGCCGAAGGCAGAGACGGACGCGGTCGCTTCCGGGGATGATGCGGCGGATGATCCTGCTATTTGGGTTCATCCCAAGAATAAGGCCAAAAGCCGCATCATCGCTACGAACAAGGGCGGCGGGCTGCTGGTGTACGACCTGGACGGAAAGCAGCTGTACTCCTACACGACCGGCAAAATGAACAATATCGACGTGCGCTACGATTTTCCTCTGGGAAAAGGCAAAAAGGTGGACATCGCCGCAGCGACAAACCGGACGACGAACACGATCGACATTTTTGCCATCGACAAAGACACCGGGGCCCTGGAAAACATCTCCGGCACACCGATCGTCTCACTGATGCCGGAAGTGTACGGCTTTGCGCTTTACCACAGCTTGCGGACGGACAAGTACTATGCGCTCGTCCTCGGCAAGGAGGGAGAGTTTGAGCAATACGAGCTGTCCGCCGGCACAGACGGGAAAGTGAACGGCACGCTGGTGCGTTCTTTCAGCTTGGCGAGCCAATCGGAGGGGATCGTGGCCGACGACGAGTACGGCGTTATGTACATCGCCGAAGAGGACGCAGCGATATGGAAATACGACGCCGAACCGGGCGGCGGAAGCACGCCGCTCGCCAAGGTCGATTCAGCTGACGGCAATCATCTGACCGCTGACATCGAAGGACTGACCATTTATTACGGGGAGGACGGCGATGGCTATCTGATTGCATCCAGCCAAGGCAACAGCACGTATGCGGTCTACGAGCGGGGAGGAGACAACGAATACGAAACCAGCTTCCAGATCGTCGACCACAAAGGCGTAGATGGTGTGACCGGTACGGACGGGATCGACGTCCTCAGCTTCGGGCTGGGGAGCAACTATCCGAAAGGGATCTTCGTGGCACAGGATGACGAGAACCTCCAGAACGGAGAGGTCATCAATCAAAACTTCAAATTGGTCGATTGGGAAGAAATCGCCGACGAGGCGGATCTCGATACGGATAATGACATCGATCCCCGCGAACTGGAAAAACGCGACCGAGACTGA
- the iolG gene encoding inositol 2-dehydrogenase: MKTLTIGMIGAGRIGLLHAENLLRNKQVKVKAISDIRVDHLREWAAAEQVETVTADSRALLQDPDLDAVFICSSTDTHVSYIIEAARAGKHIFCEKPISFDPQETAQALAVVKQCGVQLQTGFNRRFDHNFMKVRQLIETGQIGEPHIIRITSRDPELPSYDYIKRSGGLLFDMAIHDFDMARFLAGSEVEEVYVKGAVLVDAKVGELGDIDTAVTLLTFQNGAVCVIDNSRRAAYGYDQRVEVFGSKGSVSVVNDTDSSAEWSTAEGVFREKPKHFFLERYQEAYVRETNAFVASIQAGTPVPVDGHDGYMAEVIAAAAQKSLAEKRPVPVAEMLRAFTHAG; this comes from the coding sequence TTGAAAACATTGACCATCGGCATGATCGGCGCCGGGAGAATCGGACTATTGCATGCCGAAAATTTGCTCCGCAACAAACAGGTAAAGGTGAAGGCGATTTCCGACATCCGTGTGGATCACCTGCGTGAGTGGGCAGCTGCGGAACAGGTCGAAACGGTGACAGCAGACAGCCGGGCATTGCTGCAGGACCCGGATCTCGACGCCGTTTTCATCTGTTCGTCCACTGACACCCACGTCTCCTACATCATCGAGGCGGCACGGGCAGGCAAGCACATCTTTTGCGAGAAGCCGATCAGCTTTGACCCGCAGGAAACGGCTCAGGCGCTGGCCGTCGTCAAGCAGTGCGGCGTGCAGCTGCAGACGGGCTTCAACCGGAGATTCGACCACAATTTCATGAAAGTCCGCCAGCTGATTGAAACGGGCCAAATCGGCGAACCCCACATCATTCGGATTACGTCGCGGGACCCTGAGTTGCCTTCCTACGACTACATCAAAAGGTCGGGCGGCCTACTGTTCGATATGGCCATCCACGATTTTGACATGGCCCGCTTTTTGGCCGGCAGCGAGGTGGAAGAAGTGTACGTGAAGGGAGCCGTGCTCGTGGACGCCAAGGTCGGCGAACTGGGAGACATCGATACCGCGGTGACCTTGCTCACGTTTCAGAACGGCGCCGTCTGCGTGATCGACAACAGCCGCCGCGCTGCCTACGGCTACGATCAGCGGGTGGAGGTGTTCGGGTCGAAAGGAAGTGTCAGCGTGGTCAACGACACGGACAGTTCTGCAGAATGGAGCACGGCCGAAGGAGTGTTCCGCGAGAAGCCCAAGCACTTCTTCCTCGAGCGCTACCAGGAAGCATACGTCCGGGAGACGAACGCCTTCGTCGCCAGCATCCAAGCCGGGACTCCGGTGCCGGTGGACGGTCACGACGGATACATGGCGGAAGTGATCGCGGCTGCCGCACAAAAATCGCTGGCGGAGAAACGGCCGGTACCTGTTGCAGAGATGCTGCGAGCGTTTACGCATGCGGGTTGA
- the iolE gene encoding myo-inosose-2 dehydratase, protein MSIAWGQLKLGISPINWVNEDVLELGDHYTYEEVLDDFARLGFSGTENCRKFPKDPRLLKEALGDRGIQLTSQWKGVVFSDPAIRQAELAAYRRHVEFLHEMGSEHVVTCELGGSIIGDARRPRGVVEVIPPTDEQWNHMVEGLHQAGDICREYGMKLVYHYHIGTIVEKPEEIDRLMETTDPDLVHLLFDTGHAYYGGADPLMLLTKYADRIPYIHLKDVRQEVLDRVRAKQMPFQSAIREGVFTVPGDGAIDFSPILRKLIQNGFAGWMILEAEQDPAIAEPNAYAEKCKRYLDSILQPNGGKEEQPCPI, encoded by the coding sequence ATGAGCATTGCTTGGGGCCAGCTGAAGCTCGGCATATCGCCGATTAACTGGGTAAACGAAGATGTGCTGGAGCTGGGCGATCACTATACCTACGAAGAAGTGCTAGACGACTTTGCCCGGCTTGGCTTTTCCGGCACGGAGAATTGTCGCAAATTTCCGAAAGATCCTCGTCTTCTAAAGGAGGCGCTGGGGGACCGGGGGATTCAACTGACGTCGCAATGGAAAGGAGTGGTGTTTTCCGACCCCGCCATTCGGCAAGCGGAGCTGGCGGCGTACCGTCGGCATGTGGAGTTCCTGCACGAAATGGGAAGCGAGCACGTCGTAACTTGCGAGCTTGGCGGTTCCATCATCGGGGATGCGCGCCGACCCCGTGGAGTGGTAGAGGTCATCCCGCCAACCGACGAACAATGGAACCACATGGTGGAAGGGCTGCATCAGGCCGGCGACATCTGCCGGGAATACGGCATGAAGCTCGTCTACCACTACCATATCGGGACGATAGTGGAAAAACCGGAAGAGATCGACCGGCTGATGGAAACGACCGATCCGGATTTGGTCCACCTCTTGTTCGACACCGGGCATGCGTACTACGGCGGAGCGGATCCGCTGATGCTATTGACGAAGTACGCGGACCGGATCCCCTACATTCATTTGAAGGATGTCCGCCAGGAAGTGCTTGATCGCGTGCGTGCGAAGCAGATGCCGTTCCAGTCGGCTATCCGCGAAGGAGTGTTTACGGTGCCGGGCGACGGCGCCATCGACTTTAGCCCCATTCTCCGGAAGCTGATTCAAAACGGCTTCGCAGGATGGATGATTCTCGAAGCCGAACAGGATCCGGCTATCGCCGAGCCAAACGCATACGCGGAAAAATGCAAACGCTATCTCGATTCCATTTTGCAGCCAAACGGCGGGAAGGAGGAGCAGCCTTGTCCAATCTGA
- a CDS encoding class II fructose-bisphosphate aldolase, with protein sequence MLVHLKELVQEASRSDYAVPAFNVFGYEDAVAVVRAAEEVEAPVILATNLAAVNHMPFPFIAPVLIEVAKAANVPVCLHLDHGKDYDYVAAAIAHGYTSVMFDGSQLPLEENIRQTKAIVKMAAEHGVSTEAEIGSVGYSDPAMGMKHAYSDPEEVRIFVEETGIDAVAVSIGTVHRMEEQGADIDFGLLHQIEARVPTPLVLHGSTGVRDDDLRRLATSRIAKVNIGTALRMAFGKTLRSEVAENPDQFDRIQLFQQPMEAVKQTALQKFSLLGLGRNASCR encoded by the coding sequence GTGCTAGTGCATCTAAAGGAACTGGTGCAGGAAGCTTCGAGAAGCGATTACGCCGTCCCAGCCTTCAATGTCTTCGGATATGAAGACGCGGTGGCGGTCGTCCGGGCGGCGGAAGAAGTGGAGGCTCCCGTCATCCTCGCTACCAACCTGGCGGCGGTCAATCATATGCCGTTTCCTTTCATCGCGCCTGTCCTGATTGAAGTGGCCAAAGCAGCCAACGTGCCGGTGTGCCTGCATTTGGATCACGGAAAAGACTACGACTACGTCGCCGCTGCCATCGCCCACGGCTATACATCTGTCATGTTTGACGGCTCGCAGCTGCCGTTGGAAGAAAACATTCGCCAAACGAAGGCGATCGTCAAAATGGCTGCCGAACACGGGGTTTCAACGGAAGCCGAGATTGGCTCGGTTGGCTACAGCGACCCTGCTATGGGGATGAAGCACGCGTACAGCGATCCGGAGGAAGTGCGGATTTTTGTGGAGGAGACGGGGATCGATGCCGTAGCCGTTTCGATCGGCACTGTCCACCGCATGGAGGAGCAGGGGGCCGACATCGATTTTGGCCTGCTGCACCAGATCGAGGCGAGAGTCCCTACCCCGCTCGTCCTGCACGGCTCGACCGGAGTCCGCGATGACGATTTGCGCCGGCTTGCTACCAGTCGGATCGCCAAGGTCAATATCGGGACCGCTCTGCGAATGGCGTTCGGCAAAACGCTGCGCAGCGAAGTGGCGGAGAACCCGGACCAATTCGACCGCATCCAGCTGTTTCAACAGCCGATGGAAGCGGTGAAGCAGACAGCTTTGCAAAAGTTTTCACTTTTGGGGTTGGGGAGGAACGCATCATGTCGGTAA